A DNA window from Shewanella baltica contains the following coding sequences:
- the queG gene encoding tRNA epoxyqueuosine(34) reductase QueG — MSTLANQIPNQSYASTLSRLALQIKSWGKALGFAQVGICDTDLTAEEAKLQAWLDKGFHGEMAYMATHGMMRARPQELHPGTVRVISVRMDYLPPEAGFATNLTDPNLGYISRYAGGRDYHKLIRARLKKLGDQISAELVALGFDAADFRPFVDSAPVLERPLAEKAGIGWTGKHSLILNHEAGSWFFLGELLINLPLPVDIPIQEGCNSCVACITSCPTGAIVEPYVVDGRRCISYLTIELQGAIPEEFRPLMGNRIYGCDDCQLVCPINRQAPLTAETDFHIRPQLKQPDLLSLFAWSEAEFLKQTEGSAIRRIGHKRWLRNIAVALGNAPSSPEIIQALSIRKEQADVDNIVKEHIDWALIQHQSKSPQLITARRKTERLIRTVKKGLPRDA, encoded by the coding sequence ATGTCGACTTTAGCCAATCAAATCCCCAACCAATCCTATGCCAGCACACTGTCGCGGCTCGCGCTGCAAATAAAATCGTGGGGAAAAGCACTCGGATTTGCACAAGTTGGCATTTGCGATACAGATTTAACGGCCGAAGAAGCCAAACTCCAAGCATGGCTAGACAAAGGGTTTCATGGCGAAATGGCATATATGGCCACCCACGGGATGATGCGCGCTCGCCCGCAAGAATTGCATCCGGGCACAGTGCGAGTGATATCCGTACGGATGGACTATTTACCACCCGAAGCAGGCTTTGCCACAAATCTCACCGATCCTAACTTAGGTTATATCTCCCGTTATGCGGGTGGCCGCGACTATCACAAGTTGATCCGCGCTCGGCTTAAAAAGCTGGGGGATCAAATCAGTGCAGAGTTAGTTGCGCTCGGTTTCGATGCCGCCGATTTCCGTCCCTTCGTCGACTCAGCGCCAGTACTAGAGCGCCCATTAGCCGAAAAAGCCGGTATAGGTTGGACAGGTAAACACTCACTCATACTCAACCATGAGGCGGGTAGTTGGTTCTTTTTAGGTGAGCTACTGATCAATTTGCCTCTGCCTGTGGATATTCCAATCCAAGAAGGCTGTAACAGTTGCGTCGCCTGCATCACCTCCTGCCCAACAGGTGCAATCGTAGAACCTTATGTGGTTGATGGCAGACGCTGTATTTCCTATCTCACCATCGAGCTGCAAGGCGCTATTCCTGAAGAATTTAGGCCACTTATGGGCAATCGCATCTATGGCTGCGATGATTGTCAGCTCGTGTGCCCCATCAATCGCCAAGCGCCACTCACAGCCGAAACCGACTTCCATATTCGTCCCCAGTTAAAACAGCCCGACCTTCTCAGCCTTTTTGCTTGGAGCGAGGCCGAATTTCTAAAGCAAACCGAAGGCAGCGCCATTCGCCGAATTGGCCATAAACGCTGGCTACGTAATATCGCAGTCGCGCTGGGTAACGCCCCAAGCTCGCCAGAGATAATTCAAGCCCTTAGTATTCGAAAAGAACAAGCCGATGTAGATAACATAGTTAAAGAACATATAGACTGGGCACTGATACAACATCAGAGCAAGAGCCCACAACTGATTACTGCAAGGCGTAAAACCGAACGACTTATACGCACGGTTAAAAAAGGACTTCCGAGGGACGCTTAA
- a CDS encoding substrate-binding periplasmic protein, whose protein sequence is MLSAFPLRACFLAMSLLGLMPDLVFAAPDKLKLVTEAWPPMSYEQDGVPQGFAVDLVNILQSRLGQSEKIDVLPWARAYSIANTSANVLLFATSINDEREDHFDFIGPIATSKIALYARAADPIALDQLAELQSKDIVGVYRESAGAQLLQQAGVDNLLVASFPQQSAKQLLFSRIRFWCQADLAVKQILEEVGASEADIRQVYVVSEINLYLAFSKGTSAATVTSWQTELEKMKDSGEFSRLYQTWFGALPPPLQHQVFWHKAV, encoded by the coding sequence ATGCTGAGTGCGTTTCCCCTTAGGGCGTGTTTTCTTGCGATGAGCTTATTAGGTCTGATGCCTGATCTTGTTTTTGCGGCGCCTGACAAGTTGAAGTTGGTGACCGAAGCTTGGCCTCCCATGAGTTACGAGCAAGATGGCGTTCCCCAAGGTTTTGCGGTGGACTTAGTCAATATCTTGCAATCGAGACTGGGCCAGAGTGAAAAAATTGATGTGTTACCTTGGGCACGGGCGTATTCGATTGCCAATACTTCGGCGAATGTCTTACTTTTTGCGACGTCTATTAATGACGAGCGTGAAGATCATTTCGATTTTATCGGCCCGATTGCAACCAGCAAAATTGCTTTGTATGCGAGGGCGGCAGATCCCATCGCGCTCGATCAACTTGCCGAGCTTCAATCTAAAGATATTGTGGGGGTTTATCGAGAATCTGCTGGGGCGCAGCTGTTACAACAAGCGGGCGTGGATAATTTGCTGGTGGCGAGTTTTCCGCAGCAATCGGCTAAGCAATTACTGTTCTCTCGAATTCGTTTCTGGTGCCAAGCGGATCTTGCGGTTAAGCAGATACTTGAAGAAGTGGGCGCAAGTGAGGCAGATATACGCCAAGTGTATGTCGTATCTGAGATTAATCTGTACTTAGCCTTTTCTAAAGGGACGTCGGCGGCCACGGTCACGAGTTGGCAAACAGAGCTTGAGAAAATGAAAGACTCAGGGGAGTTTAGTCGTTTATATCAGACATGGTTTGGTGCTTTGCCACCGCCATTACAGCATCAAGTGTTTTGGCATAAAGCTGTTTAA
- a CDS encoding tetratricopeptide repeat-containing diguanylate cyclase encodes MLRPLISLSLTFWLLLLPLSHAMAEEKTQVDKIFERFESGETMTREAIKSDLALLSKLIATDDVARNEKLQLLKCWDQSAETDTDIALAVKNTSQTLTNIPPTASPHFITDLMLCHSWFLQLNGDVDSAMEGYNLSVKRAYEHEDLKLIADSRSLRGALYSYIGDFSAALDDLITAQDLYESLNLTGWANINLADMATSFRRYGDPQSAIRYYTKLKALYLKNNNKEQAMYVTSEIGLALDELGEHQQAIDNFLLSYQYFKEHQLEKAAATMATNIAYSLIKLNRLNEAEKYLTEAAAVINEKDLADYSFMKLFMGNIKFQQAHYEEALTELEQGEKAFRTLQNDRGLTQLLQLKSDVYAAMNNLPAAYGALLEFVALTKKIDDNSFSHQTTELKVKFDTTRIESENQRLIENQNLKEQELALLEKNKSLQHIILLLTGFILTIVSIFAYKQVQRNRQLQVIALTDYLTKLPNRRHIYAQAAQYFQQALKQQSPFSVIIFDADHFKKINDNFGHELGDRALLTIASAGKALTGNKDLIGRIGGEEFLILLPNTDAERACELAHQLQAHISRLGAEDLPAELKLTVSAGVATLAPQTNTENTYQDKDFASLLKRADDALYEAKNAGRNCVKAAKNEATCES; translated from the coding sequence TTGCTACGTCCACTTATATCTTTATCACTTACCTTTTGGCTGCTTTTACTGCCGCTCAGTCATGCTATGGCTGAAGAAAAGACTCAGGTTGATAAAATATTTGAAAGATTTGAAAGCGGTGAGACCATGACCCGCGAAGCAATTAAGAGTGATCTTGCGCTATTGAGTAAACTGATTGCAACCGATGATGTCGCCCGCAATGAAAAGCTGCAGCTACTGAAATGTTGGGATCAAAGTGCCGAAACGGATACTGACATAGCGCTGGCAGTTAAGAATACGAGTCAAACACTGACCAATATTCCGCCAACCGCCTCTCCGCATTTCATCACCGACCTCATGCTTTGTCATTCTTGGTTTTTGCAGTTAAATGGTGATGTAGATAGCGCGATGGAAGGTTATAACCTCAGCGTTAAGCGTGCCTATGAGCATGAAGATCTTAAACTCATTGCCGACTCACGTAGCCTTCGCGGCGCCCTGTATTCCTATATTGGCGATTTTTCTGCCGCATTAGACGACCTCATAACAGCGCAAGATCTCTACGAGTCACTGAATTTAACCGGCTGGGCTAACATCAATCTTGCCGATATGGCCACCAGCTTTAGACGTTATGGCGATCCCCAAAGTGCGATCCGTTATTACACTAAACTTAAAGCACTCTATTTAAAGAACAATAACAAAGAACAGGCAATGTATGTCACCTCAGAGATAGGCCTTGCCTTAGATGAACTGGGTGAACATCAACAGGCCATAGATAACTTCTTGCTAAGCTACCAATACTTTAAGGAACATCAGCTGGAAAAAGCGGCCGCCACTATGGCGACAAATATTGCATACAGCTTAATCAAACTTAATCGTCTTAACGAGGCGGAAAAATATTTAACTGAAGCCGCTGCTGTGATTAACGAAAAAGATCTCGCCGATTACAGCTTCATGAAACTCTTTATGGGCAATATCAAGTTTCAACAAGCACACTATGAAGAAGCGCTTACCGAGCTCGAACAAGGGGAAAAAGCCTTTCGTACTCTGCAAAATGATCGGGGACTCACCCAACTATTACAGCTAAAAAGTGACGTCTATGCGGCAATGAATAATTTACCTGCGGCCTATGGCGCATTGCTGGAATTTGTCGCCCTCACCAAAAAGATCGACGACAACTCCTTCTCACATCAAACCACAGAATTAAAAGTGAAGTTTGATACCACTAGGATTGAATCTGAAAATCAACGTTTGATTGAAAACCAAAACCTTAAAGAACAAGAACTCGCGCTACTCGAGAAGAATAAATCATTACAACACATTATTTTATTATTGACGGGCTTTATCCTGACAATAGTGTCGATATTTGCGTATAAACAAGTACAGAGAAATCGCCAACTGCAGGTCATCGCCCTCACAGATTACCTCACCAAGCTCCCTAATCGTCGGCATATTTATGCCCAAGCCGCGCAGTATTTTCAGCAAGCCTTAAAACAACAAAGCCCTTTTTCGGTGATAATCTTTGATGCGGACCACTTCAAGAAAATTAACGATAACTTCGGCCATGAACTGGGCGATCGCGCCTTACTGACGATCGCAAGCGCAGGTAAAGCCCTAACGGGTAATAAAGATCTTATTGGCCGTATCGGTGGTGAAGAGTTTTTAATTCTCTTACCCAACACGGATGCTGAACGTGCTTGTGAACTTGCCCATCAGTTGCAAGCTCATATTAGCCGCCTAGGCGCAGAGGATTTACCCGCTGAACTCAAATTGACCGTTAGCGCAGGAGTCGCAACCTTAGCGCCACAAACAAATACTGAAAATACCTATCAAGACAAAGACTTTGCCAGCCTACTGAAACGTGCCGACGACGCCCTTTATGAGGCTAAAAATGCGGGAAGGAATTGTGTTAAAGCTGCCAAAAATGAGGCTACGTGCGAGAGTTAA